In a genomic window of Mageeibacillus indolicus UPII9-5:
- the ruvA gene encoding Holliday junction branch migration protein RuvA yields MYAYINGEYKYVDAGSVVIECNGIGYTLLMPKLPAWTAGDKVKVFTYLYVREDIFELYGFASQEQLNLFKMLIGVNKIGPKLALQILGSITPEQFALAILRNDLKILTSIKGLGKKNAERLVIDLRDKLKKAGSPSAKASTGLTSLETQEDTIDVADDFSAVVEALTLLGYDYKTSVKQAKAVFDPELDLNQNIRLALRGFDRTFQ; encoded by the coding sequence ATGTACGCTTATATAAATGGTGAGTATAAATATGTGGACGCAGGCAGTGTAGTTATCGAGTGTAACGGCATCGGCTACACACTGCTGATGCCCAAATTACCAGCTTGGACGGCAGGTGATAAAGTAAAGGTATTTACTTATTTGTATGTCAGAGAAGATATTTTTGAACTTTATGGCTTTGCCTCTCAAGAACAATTAAATCTTTTTAAAATGCTAATAGGAGTAAATAAAATAGGTCCGAAGCTGGCATTGCAAATTTTGGGCAGCATAACCCCTGAACAGTTTGCTTTAGCAATTTTGCGCAATGATCTAAAAATTTTAACGTCAATTAAAGGTTTGGGGAAGAAAAATGCTGAACGGCTAGTAATCGATTTGCGTGACAAATTGAAAAAAGCAGGTTCACCGTCAGCTAAGGCTTCAACCGGTTTAACTTCACTAGAGACACAGGAGGATACCATTGATGTAGCCGATGACTTTAGTGCAGTTGTTGAGGCTTTAACTTTACTAGGCTATGATTATAAGACATCAGTTAAGCAGGCTAAGGCCGTGTTTGACCCTGAATTAGATTTAAATCAAAATATTCGCTTGGCTTTACGCGGCTTTGATAGGACTTTTCAGTAA
- a CDS encoding YwaF family protein — protein sequence MSANFFAYFYRATPDAKPILFTLIHCILLLIFLAFFITGLLYCRKLSHKYTVDKQAKVIRRIDGVTNAVLLSVIIFLYTWYIYIGQFHDALPIYHCRFATIIFVILFALQRLNVYKKIRALEQWSVTVGSVGTWMAFVVPQPDNFLFPHVTNYTYVIGHLALLSIVFVYYSNGLVDQISVIG from the coding sequence ATGTCAGCTAACTTTTTTGCCTATTTTTACAGAGCGACACCGGATGCGAAGCCGATACTCTTTACTCTTATTCATTGCATTTTACTTTTGATTTTCTTGGCCTTTTTTATCACTGGGCTTTTGTACTGCCGCAAATTAAGTCACAAATATACCGTCGATAAGCAAGCTAAGGTCATTCGTAGAATTGACGGTGTAACCAACGCTGTCCTTTTATCAGTAATAATATTCCTCTACACTTGGTACATATACATCGGTCAATTCCATGATGCTTTACCGATATATCATTGCAGGTTCGCTACTATAATATTTGTTATACTATTTGCGTTGCAACGTTTAAATGTTTACAAAAAAATTCGTGCGCTTGAACAATGGTCCGTAACTGTTGGCTCCGTAGGGACCTGGATGGCTTTTGTGGTACCCCAGCCGGATAATTTTCTTTTCCCTCATGTCACCAATTACACCTATGTTATAGGACATTTGGCCCTGCTTTCAATTGTTTTTGTGTATTATTCAAATGGTCTAGTCGACCAGATTTCCGTGATTGGCTGA
- the ruvC gene encoding crossover junction endodeoxyribonuclease RuvC: MIIMGVDPGYAITGYGILETKNNRLNPLDFGVLTTPARMPIERRLYKIHTGLIAIMREYNPAVLAVEELFFARNTTTAIGTAEARGIALLAAAQYKIPVFEYTPLQVKLAVTGYGKSEKRQVQSMVKLLLHLDEMPKPDDAADALAIAVCQAHTGPRVDFRAVGGYQ; encoded by the coding sequence ATGATAATTATGGGTGTCGATCCTGGCTATGCAATCACCGGCTATGGAATATTGGAAACCAAGAACAATCGATTAAATCCGCTTGATTTCGGGGTGCTGACAACTCCGGCCAGAATGCCGATTGAACGACGACTCTACAAGATTCACACCGGATTAATTGCAATCATGCGTGAATATAATCCGGCCGTCTTGGCGGTGGAGGAGCTATTTTTTGCCCGCAATACTACGACAGCTATCGGAACTGCCGAAGCCCGAGGAATAGCTTTACTGGCCGCTGCGCAATATAAAATTCCAGTGTTTGAGTATACGCCGTTACAGGTCAAGCTGGCAGTTACGGGGTATGGTAAATCGGAAAAGCGGCAGGTTCAGTCAATGGTAAAGCTACTCTTGCACCTGGATGAAATGCCGAAACCTGATGATGCCGCTGATGCTTTGGCCATAGCCGTTTGTCAGGCCCACACGGGTCCGCGGGTCGATTTTCGAGCAGTGGGAGGATATCAATAA
- the ruvB gene encoding Holliday junction branch migration DNA helicase RuvB: MVAYRRINEDRDEPSLRPLVWSDYYGQDKVKANLQVFIQAALERNEALDHVLLYGPPGLGKTTLAGIIAGEMKSNLRITSGPAIEKAGDLAAILTNLQPRDVLFIDEIHRLNHSVEEILYPAMEDRVLDLMIGKGPSARSVRLDLAPFTLVGATTKAGNLSAPLRDRFGVINRLELYDVKDLAAILKRDAEIMHIGITEEAVTCLAERSRGTPRIAIRLLRRLRDFAQVASTSTVTRTIAENGLKALCIDELGLDETDRNILIKIIDFYHGGPVGLDTIAAITGEDRNTIEDMYEPYLMQLGFLSKTPRGRVLTPAAFKHVNRPVPDNYQGS, translated from the coding sequence ATGGTGGCCTATCGAAGGATTAACGAGGATAGGGATGAACCAAGTTTAAGGCCTCTCGTATGGTCTGATTATTACGGGCAGGATAAGGTGAAAGCAAATTTGCAGGTTTTTATTCAGGCAGCTTTAGAACGGAATGAAGCGCTTGATCATGTGTTGCTTTATGGCCCGCCCGGGCTTGGCAAAACCACTTTGGCCGGGATCATAGCCGGAGAAATGAAAAGTAATCTGCGAATTACAAGTGGCCCGGCCATTGAAAAAGCGGGGGATCTTGCGGCAATATTGACTAATCTGCAACCACGGGACGTGCTTTTTATTGATGAAATTCATCGGCTCAATCACAGTGTTGAAGAGATTCTATATCCAGCTATGGAGGACCGTGTGCTTGATCTTATGATTGGCAAGGGGCCGTCAGCTCGTTCAGTGCGGCTTGATTTGGCTCCTTTTACTCTTGTTGGAGCAACAACCAAGGCGGGAAACCTGTCTGCGCCTTTGCGTGATCGATTCGGCGTCATCAATCGGCTGGAGCTGTACGATGTCAAAGATTTGGCGGCAATCCTCAAACGTGACGCCGAGATAATGCACATTGGGATTACCGAAGAAGCAGTAACTTGCCTTGCGGAACGTTCGCGGGGGACTCCGCGCATAGCTATCAGACTGCTGCGTCGTTTGCGCGATTTTGCTCAGGTGGCTTCGACTTCTACCGTTACGCGGACTATAGCAGAAAATGGTTTGAAAGCCTTGTGTATAGATGAGCTCGGTTTGGATGAGACTGATCGCAACATACTTATTAAAATTATTGACTTTTATCATGGCGGTCCGGTAGGTTTGGATACAATTGCCGCGATTACTGGCGAAGATCGTAATACGATAGAAGATATGTATGAACCTTATTTGATGCAATTGGGCTTTTTGTCCAAAACGCCGCGAGGAAGGGTGCTTACTCCCGCTGCTTTTAAGCATGTTAACCGACCTGTTCCTGATAACTATCAAGGATCATAA
- a CDS encoding sugar transferase, translating to MNTEYRNSNDLFSYDDLQRLQLLLEIKPYVLTRSQYLYNIFLKRLLDIIIASLAIIHLLPVFIVISFIIAFESGLPIFFRQQRVGRGGTLFNICKFRTMFVNAPKNVSTFEMRNSESYITKVGKVLRRTSLDELPQLLNVLQGKMSLIGPRPLIPKEKDMDYLRKYNGIYQLRPGITGLAQIRGRDLMEIDQKIHLDCEYLRGLSFKTDLKIFFQTFLVVFRKDDVAF from the coding sequence GTGAACACGGAATACAGAAACAGCAATGACTTATTTTCGTATGATGACTTACAACGTTTACAACTATTACTGGAAATTAAGCCCTATGTACTTACCAGGTCTCAATATTTATACAATATTTTTCTAAAGCGTCTTTTGGACATAATAATCGCATCACTAGCCATTATACATCTCTTACCGGTTTTTATTGTAATTTCATTCATCATTGCCTTTGAATCCGGTTTGCCCATATTTTTTCGCCAACAGCGCGTGGGCAGAGGCGGAACCTTATTTAATATTTGTAAATTCCGTACAATGTTTGTCAATGCACCAAAAAATGTATCAACATTTGAAATGCGCAATTCGGAATCTTATATTACGAAAGTAGGGAAGGTCCTTCGCCGGACAAGTTTGGATGAATTGCCGCAACTATTGAATGTTTTACAAGGGAAGATGAGTTTAATCGGTCCGCGTCCGCTGATCCCGAAAGAAAAAGATATGGATTATTTGCGTAAATACAATGGAATATATCAGCTACGGCCGGGGATAACCGGATTGGCTCAAATCAGAGGCAGGGATTTGATGGAAATCGATCAAAAAATACACCTCGATTGCGAGTATTTGCGCGGTTTAAGCTTTAAAACTGACTTAAAAATCTTCTTTCAAACTTTTTTGGTTGTCTTTCGCAAAGATGATGTGGCGTTTTAA
- a CDS encoding epoxyqueuosine reductase QueH has protein sequence MIDTDFFYEPHAVVERGAPVFVQDGSVLPKKIFFHCCCAPCTEWPLYYLRVHGIEPQGYFYNPNIHPTLEWERRLGGLNELNVKHKFKFLTAGDSEEERWRSFVKRDKAGHCRICYAVRLYQTAAKAAELGYEGFSTSLLVSPYQNRPLILQLGKLAAKKFNLRFYGFDFRPGYHYGQDMAKRDGLYRQKFCGCIFSLAESDYSAKIAAEIAYPLENLPFPRPGYQH, from the coding sequence ATGATTGATACTGACTTTTTTTATGAACCACACGCGGTAGTTGAGCGTGGAGCACCGGTATTCGTTCAAGACGGAAGTGTTTTGCCGAAAAAAATATTCTTTCACTGCTGCTGCGCTCCATGTACAGAATGGCCATTATACTATTTACGCGTGCACGGTATTGAACCGCAAGGCTATTTTTATAATCCTAATATTCATCCGACACTGGAATGGGAGCGGCGTCTGGGTGGGCTGAACGAACTAAACGTTAAGCATAAATTCAAGTTCCTTACTGCCGGTGATTCCGAAGAAGAGAGGTGGCGGTCTTTTGTAAAACGAGACAAGGCCGGTCATTGCCGGATTTGCTATGCCGTGCGCCTGTATCAAACCGCTGCCAAAGCAGCTGAGCTTGGCTATGAAGGCTTTTCCACGTCCTTATTGGTCAGTCCTTACCAGAACCGACCTTTAATCTTACAGCTGGGCAAGCTCGCGGCGAAAAAATTCAACCTTAGATTTTACGGGTTTGATTTCCGACCGGGCTACCACTATGGACAGGATATGGCGAAACGAGATGGCTTGTATAGACAGAAGTTTTGCGGTTGCATATTTTCGCTGGCGGAAAGTGATTACTCTGCTAAAATCGCCGCTGAAATAGCCTATCCCTTGGAAAACCTGCCTTTCCCACGCCCTGGCTATCAACATTAA
- a CDS encoding GNAT family N-acetyltransferase, protein MNLNELTCKTAGIDDLDVVYNMLKLNFPPHELHPRPKIAAAIQSKYFIADLLLYKSKPVLLTCRWDLPYCEFWEYLAVHPDFHNQGIGSKFMRDYFQRRSSEKPCLLEVELPQSELALRRINFYKRLGFIVQKYEYWQPEINPGHGAVPFKLMAYGRSLPYAEYETCVLEMMQMAYGRADFDPLTGRKN, encoded by the coding sequence ATGAATCTGAACGAACTTACTTGCAAAACTGCCGGGATAGATGACCTTGATGTAGTGTACAACATGCTCAAACTTAATTTCCCGCCACATGAGCTTCATCCACGGCCCAAAATAGCCGCTGCAATTCAAAGCAAATATTTCATAGCCGACTTACTGTTATATAAAAGCAAGCCAGTTTTGCTTACTTGCCGCTGGGATCTGCCTTACTGTGAATTTTGGGAATATTTGGCGGTACATCCTGACTTTCACAACCAAGGTATTGGCAGCAAATTTATGCGAGACTATTTCCAAAGACGAAGTTCTGAAAAGCCGTGCCTTTTAGAAGTTGAATTGCCTCAATCAGAGTTGGCACTGCGTCGCATAAACTTTTACAAACGATTGGGTTTCATTGTGCAAAAATACGAATACTGGCAACCGGAAATCAATCCTGGGCACGGAGCAGTTCCTTTTAAGCTCATGGCCTATGGTCGTAGCCTTCCCTACGCTGAATACGAAACCTGTGTACTAGAAATGATGCAAATGGCGTATGGAAGGGCCGATTTTGATCCATTAACCGGCCGTAAAAATTAA
- a CDS encoding Rqc2 family fibronectin-binding protein, with amino-acid sequence MPLDGYTVTFLTAEIAKLIEGGRIDKVLQPESYAVVLLVRNHNTNFRLMLNANPAAPYFNLIDYDPINPKQAYGFCMFLRKHLVGARIISFETPGLERQIRMQVQQVNELGDTQNRMLMFELMGRHSNIIFVNENNIIMNALRYIDSSVSRKREILPAHPYSPPPAQIKLSLTQIQKFWQNYPTSLKTLPKDHLEMKLPDFLLAQAQGISPFMAKGLADSVSMDSQHKLYELSVAAAAKLAEFFLDLQNGVYAPTIYHDLANDKFDLHCCHFNLPSLSASSATSLITAGQEVFRAIERQSNFNRYQQLLMDKAEAKLKALNKIHKILQNDLRDASGYEKHKLYGDLIFANLYNYTEGSDTLIATNYFSENQERVKIPLAVNLSAAKNAQAYFRKYNKNKHKFEMATARLQSCEADLAYVSSVISAASTAVDANDLNAVEEEMHLSKMFNDRNKSNKDKANASSKHDPLLHPGKPGKKSLKKKKSINVAKKKLNCQSSLPHSLPLSYRIDNLTLWVGRNNLQNDRLTLKSAAKDDLWFHRKDAPGAHVILRTSEKSGEVNQATVAEAAAICAWFSIKNSDRTQLGSLMNLEKVAVDYCPISHVSKPKGSKPGRVIYREYNTLYVVPKAPEEQDSMLS; translated from the coding sequence ATGCCGTTAGATGGATACACTGTAACTTTTTTAACCGCGGAAATCGCTAAACTAATTGAGGGCGGCCGTATAGACAAGGTACTGCAACCGGAAAGTTATGCTGTAGTTTTGCTTGTTCGTAATCATAATACCAACTTTAGACTTATGCTGAATGCCAATCCAGCTGCACCATATTTTAATCTGATCGATTATGATCCGATAAATCCTAAACAGGCTTACGGTTTTTGTATGTTTTTACGTAAACATTTAGTCGGAGCGCGCATTATAAGCTTTGAGACCCCTGGCCTTGAAAGGCAGATTCGTATGCAAGTGCAGCAAGTAAACGAGTTGGGTGATACGCAAAACCGAATGTTGATGTTTGAACTTATGGGTAGGCACAGCAACATTATTTTTGTCAACGAAAATAATATAATAATGAACGCTTTGCGCTATATTGACAGTTCGGTATCGCGTAAACGGGAAATTTTACCTGCCCATCCTTATTCTCCCCCACCGGCACAGATCAAGCTATCATTGACCCAAATACAAAAGTTTTGGCAGAATTATCCCACTTCCTTAAAAACCTTGCCGAAAGATCACTTAGAAATGAAACTGCCTGACTTTTTACTAGCGCAAGCTCAGGGAATTTCACCTTTTATGGCCAAAGGCTTGGCTGACTCGGTCAGTATGGATAGTCAGCATAAGTTGTACGAACTTAGCGTAGCAGCGGCAGCTAAGTTGGCTGAATTTTTTCTGGATTTACAAAATGGTGTCTACGCACCGACCATATATCATGATCTGGCAAATGATAAATTTGATTTGCACTGTTGCCATTTTAACTTACCAAGCCTCAGTGCCTCTTCAGCAACCAGTTTAATTACAGCTGGGCAGGAAGTTTTCAGAGCCATTGAACGGCAAAGCAATTTTAACCGTTATCAACAGCTCCTAATGGATAAGGCCGAGGCCAAATTGAAAGCATTGAATAAAATCCATAAAATACTGCAAAACGATTTGCGGGATGCTTCCGGCTATGAAAAGCATAAACTTTATGGCGATCTTATTTTTGCAAATTTATATAATTACACAGAAGGATCCGACACACTAATAGCAACGAATTATTTTTCAGAAAATCAGGAACGTGTGAAAATTCCTTTGGCAGTAAATCTAAGTGCCGCTAAAAATGCTCAAGCTTATTTTAGAAAATACAATAAAAATAAGCATAAGTTTGAGATGGCTACAGCTCGTCTGCAAAGCTGCGAAGCTGATCTGGCCTATGTTTCTTCGGTTATTTCGGCTGCAAGCACAGCTGTCGATGCGAATGATCTTAATGCAGTCGAAGAAGAAATGCACCTGTCGAAGATGTTTAACGATAGAAATAAATCAAACAAGGACAAAGCGAACGCTTCATCGAAACACGATCCTTTGTTGCATCCCGGCAAGCCAGGCAAAAAATCTTTGAAGAAGAAAAAAAGCATCAATGTGGCAAAGAAAAAGTTGAATTGCCAGTCCAGCCTTCCCCATTCTCTTCCATTGAGCTACCGAATTGACAATTTGACACTTTGGGTCGGGCGGAACAATTTGCAAAATGACCGACTCACCTTAAAATCGGCAGCTAAAGACGATTTGTGGTTTCATCGAAAAGATGCACCCGGCGCACATGTGATATTGCGTACTAGCGAAAAATCAGGTGAAGTTAATCAGGCTACCGTTGCTGAAGCAGCCGCAATATGTGCTTGGTTCAGCATTAAAAATTCTGACCGTACGCAATTGGGGAGCCTAATGAATCTGGAAAAAGTTGCCGTTGACTATTGCCCGATTTCACATGTCAGCAAACCCAAGGGCAGCAAGCCTGGTCGCGTGATTTATCGTGAATACAATACATTGTATGTTGTTCCCAAGGCCCCTGAGGAACAGGATTCTATGCTCAGCTAG
- a CDS encoding methylated-DNA--[protein]-cysteine S-methyltransferase, whose product MLLERLVLSKLYHTEPTKIPFMSAVFSSAHQRGSKAAAVRLSDNSVLPYVINSWPGAADCAFISLGPLLTEDKWGEYTAWNKQALRLILEDLCRNSSYNLYLLSIKASETKLLNDLVDLGFACSTLGDYFDTEGNSLYRILTLRRSDYRQLKWYIVGDFGPGFVAVFGSAIWVEKVEFLQFSQLSVDPWLTQTGYRLGIVDEDCKVISRRRFNSDVKQHLFEAQGDINLPALRDAAEQIYAYLHDELREFDVKINPDAGTAFQQIIWRLLQKVSYGHTTTYTELAEAYLAENNYSNPRRDGKMVTARNLTRAIGAACAANPLPILIPCHRVLGVKGKLVGYKDGINIKAYLLDKELLGVKDEPKQ is encoded by the coding sequence ATGTTGCTTGAAAGACTTGTCTTAAGTAAATTATATCATACCGAACCGACAAAGATCCCTTTTATGTCGGCGGTTTTCAGTAGTGCGCATCAACGCGGCAGCAAAGCAGCGGCTGTGCGGTTGTCCGACAATTCAGTTTTGCCTTATGTGATAAATTCCTGGCCAGGAGCAGCGGACTGTGCTTTCATAAGCTTAGGGCCGCTGCTGACCGAAGACAAATGGGGAGAATACACGGCTTGGAATAAGCAGGCCCTGCGGTTGATTTTAGAAGATTTGTGTCGTAATTCTTCCTATAATTTATACCTTCTTTCAATTAAAGCTTCAGAAACTAAACTGCTTAATGATCTTGTCGATCTTGGTTTTGCTTGCTCAACGCTTGGTGATTATTTTGATACCGAAGGAAATTCGCTTTATCGAATTTTGACTTTGCGACGATCCGATTATCGGCAACTTAAATGGTACATCGTCGGCGACTTTGGTCCGGGATTTGTAGCAGTATTCGGCTCAGCCATATGGGTTGAAAAAGTTGAGTTTTTGCAATTCAGTCAGCTTTCGGTCGATCCTTGGCTTACTCAAACAGGTTATAGGTTGGGTATAGTTGACGAAGACTGCAAGGTGATATCAAGGCGTCGGTTTAATTCAGATGTCAAGCAGCACTTGTTTGAAGCCCAAGGCGATATCAATTTACCTGCACTAAGAGATGCGGCCGAACAAATTTATGCTTATTTGCATGATGAATTGCGTGAGTTTGACGTAAAAATAAATCCGGACGCAGGAACGGCATTCCAACAGATAATTTGGCGTTTGCTTCAAAAAGTTTCTTACGGGCACACTACAACTTATACTGAATTAGCTGAAGCTTATTTGGCTGAAAATAATTACAGTAATCCTAGAAGAGACGGAAAAATGGTTACTGCCCGCAATCTTACGCGGGCCATAGGAGCCGCCTGCGCCGCCAATCCTTTGCCGATCCTGATTCCTTGCCATCGCGTTCTTGGCGTTAAAGGCAAGCTAGTCGGCTACAAGGATGGAATTAACATCAAAGCATACTTATTAGATAAAGAACTGTTAGGAGTCAAAGATGAGCCTAAGCAATGA
- a CDS encoding flavin reductase family protein codes for MSLSNESINKVSIGPGTLLGPLPSVLVSCGSLEKPNLITIGWTGIINSEPPMLSISLRPSRYSYELIVSDGKFIVNLVTASMTRALDFCGVKSGRNLDKFAATGLTPEKLLPDFPPAVAESPVALICEVKEKITLGSHDCFIAYIKDVFVRPQLLDKNGALCLYTTDLVNYLHGNYYAHSEWIGFFGYSVAQSKISVARSKKIMHLISATTREGREKFSSERKQGYRHDRSKKKASRRTKN; via the coding sequence ATGAGCCTAAGCAATGAATCTATTAATAAAGTTTCAATCGGACCCGGTACCCTGCTGGGCCCTTTGCCATCGGTATTGGTAAGCTGCGGCAGCTTGGAAAAGCCCAACCTGATAACAATAGGCTGGACGGGAATAATCAATTCCGAGCCACCTATGCTGAGTATTTCATTGAGGCCATCCAGATATTCTTATGAACTGATAGTTTCTGACGGTAAATTTATTGTTAATCTGGTAACAGCTTCAATGACTAGAGCTTTGGACTTTTGTGGGGTTAAGTCCGGCCGTAACTTAGATAAATTTGCTGCGACAGGCTTAACTCCGGAAAAGCTTTTGCCTGATTTTCCACCTGCTGTGGCCGAGTCTCCAGTGGCGTTGATTTGTGAAGTTAAGGAAAAAATTACGCTAGGCAGCCACGATTGCTTTATTGCCTATATCAAAGATGTATTTGTCAGGCCGCAACTTTTGGATAAGAACGGAGCGTTGTGCTTATACACCACCGATTTGGTAAATTATCTTCATGGTAATTATTACGCCCACAGCGAATGGATAGGCTTTTTCGGCTACAGCGTTGCCCAATCGAAAATATCGGTTGCGCGGAGTAAAAAAATCATGCACTTGATTTCCGCCACAACGAGAGAGGGTAGGGAAAAATTTTCATCTGAAAGAAAGCAAGGGTACCGGCATGACCGCAGCAAGAAAAAAGCCTCGCGCCGAACTAAAAACTGA